Genomic segment of Candidatus Methylomirabilota bacterium:
TGGTCGAGCGGATGACGGCGGCCTTGTTCGTCGCGACGTGAGCGCGCTCGAGCCAGCGGCCGATCTCGTTCCAGTCCTTGTCGAAGAAGACCACGACCGGGATGGACTGGTAGCCGTTGTTCAGGAAGGTGTCCCGCAGGTCGGTGTTCTGGTCGCGGAGGAACACGCGCAGCTCGCAGCCCTGCATCGCCTCGCAGACGTGGGCGATCAGCGGCGAGTTGCGGTGGACGTCCCCGCACCAGTTCTCGGCCAGCATCATCGTGTACTTGACCTGGTTGACGCCGCCGAAGAACTTCCGCTCCTCGTCGGTCAGCGCCGACTTGGCGTAGTTGTCCTCGGTGCGGGCCCGGGTGTCGCCCATCTGGGCCATGTAGTCCTTCCAGGTCAGGCCTTTCGAGAACCGTTGCGCGTCCAGGGGAATCCTCAGTTGGGCCATGTCGTGCTCTCCTCCGTTGGTGGTGGGACGTCGCCGCTGTTTATACACCAAACGCGGCCGTCGTGCACGGAGGTGTGGTAGGACTCTGAGGGTGCGTCCGCTCGCCCGCCGCCGGCTCATCGTCGCCGCGCTGTTCGTGGTCACCTACGGCATCTCGACGCCGCTCGCCGCTTACGGCGTGTTCCTGCCCGTCATCGCCGAGGCGTTCGGCTGGAGCCGGGGCGCCATCGCGACGGCGCTCTCGATCAACCTGCTCCTGGGCGGCCTCGCCGGCTTCGCGGTCGGCGCCCTCGCCGACCGCCACGGGCCCCGCCTCCTGCTGGTCCCGACCGTGATCCTCGCGGGGGCGGCCTTCGCGCTGGTCTCGACGGTCGGCACGCTGTGGCAGCTTTACCTCTTCGTCGGGATCATGGCGGGGGTGGGGATGTCGAGCTTCTACCTGCTGAGCGCCTTCACCGTCGCGCGCTGGTACGACGAGGGCCGCGGCCTCGCCATCGCCCTCGTCCTGGTGGGCTTCAACCTCGGGTACATCTCGGGCGGTCCGCTCGCGGCCTGGCTCATCGCGACCTTCGGCTGGCGGGAGGCCTACGCGATCCTCGGCACCGGCTGCGGGCTCGCGACGACGCTCGCCGCGCTCACGGTCCGCTTGCCGCGCGCACCGGAATCGGACCTCTTGCGGCGTGCGGGCGGGCCCGGCGCAGCCGTCGCGGCGCCCGCGGCGGCCGCCGCCGGCCACGGCGTCACGCTCCGCCAGGCGCTCGCCGACCCGCGCCAGTGGTGCCTGAACGTTTCGTGGCTGCTGAGCGGCGGCCTCGCGCTGATGCTCTCGGTCCACGCCGTGCCGTTCGCGCACGACCGGGGGGTGAGCCTCGCCGGCGCCTCGCTCGCGCTCACGGCCTACGGGATCGGCTCCGTGACCGGCCGGCTCGCGGCGGGCGCGGTCTCCGACCGGCTGGGCGCGTCCCCGACGATGGGCGCCGCGTGCGTCATCCAGACGCTGGCGCTGGTCTCGGTCTGGCTCCCCTCGCGCGAGGCGCTGCTCGCCTCGCTGGTCGCGTTCGGCGTCGGGTTCGCGGCGTCGGACACGATCATCGTGCGGGTGGTCCCCGATGTGTTCGGCGTGCGGGCGATCGGCGCGATCATGGGCGTGCTCACCCTCGGCTGGCGCTTCGGCGCCGCGCTGGGTCCGGCCGCCGCGGGGTTCCTCTACGACCTGACGGGCTCGTACGCGATCCCGTTCGGCGCGGCGCCGCTCGCCGTCCTGGTGAGCTGGGGGCTCTTCGCGCTGGGCACCAGGCACGCGCCTCACTGAGCGAGAAAGGAGCGAGCGCGATGGACTGCTGCGGTCACGAGGGGCACGGGAGCGGAGACGCGCGGTTCGAGTTCACCAAGGTGGCCGACGGGGTGCACGCCGCCGTGGCCGCGCCGGCCTACAAGGTGAACTCCAACACGGCCATCATCGAGAGCGACGACGGC
This window contains:
- a CDS encoding thioredoxin family protein → MAQLRIPLDAQRFSKGLTWKDYMAQMGDTRARTEDNYAKSALTDEERKFFGGVNQVKYTMMLAENWCGDVHRNSPLIAHVCEAMQGCELRVFLRDQNTDLRDTFLNNGYQSIPVVVFFDKDWNEIGRWLERAHVATNKAAVIRSTTLDKAPQDKASQDAAMNEFRGQVTAAYQTPGGAFWRAAAQEVRLILEQRLGLVKK
- a CDS encoding MFS transporter — protein: MRPLARRRLIVAALFVVTYGISTPLAAYGVFLPVIAEAFGWSRGAIATALSINLLLGGLAGFAVGALADRHGPRLLLVPTVILAGAAFALVSTVGTLWQLYLFVGIMAGVGMSSFYLLSAFTVARWYDEGRGLAIALVLVGFNLGYISGGPLAAWLIATFGWREAYAILGTGCGLATTLAALTVRLPRAPESDLLRRAGGPGAAVAAPAAAAAGHGVTLRQALADPRQWCLNVSWLLSGGLALMLSVHAVPFAHDRGVSLAGASLALTAYGIGSVTGRLAAGAVSDRLGASPTMGAACVIQTLALVSVWLPSREALLASLVAFGVGFAASDTIIVRVVPDVFGVRAIGAIMGVLTLGWRFGAALGPAAAGFLYDLTGSYAIPFGAAPLAVLVSWGLFALGTRHAPH